Proteins encoded within one genomic window of Coffea eugenioides isolate CCC68of unplaced genomic scaffold, Ceug_1.0 ScVebR1_170;HRSCAF=683, whole genome shotgun sequence:
- the LOC113755763 gene encoding uncharacterized protein LOC113755763, with the protein MASMPIIIAVRVRVITQNYLSLSTQPSSVIIVAPAVLETKKLDDWSNANVSELVRMVFDDMAYRDPCILLPPVRDATLTMISNLVSESRSVTAGDQGTFWIKGRVEIAWPSAWFWHMACPHCYELYEFSSTLGIICLSCGQGMHEFPRAWVRLTVFNSTGYVNVIALGPEAEKLICLSATDMYRVSEDETFEISKRVSRRLDGKELLCYLKHSSRMIRTEKFTRYTIVACYPVSGSASSQYIPFGDSV; encoded by the exons ATGGCGTCCATGCCGATTATTATTGCTGTGAGGGTCAGGGTTATCACGCAGAATT ACCTGTCTCTCTCAACTCAGCCATCCTCTGTTATCATTGTTGCTCCTGCTGTTCTTGAAACAAAAAAACTTGATGATTG GTCTAATGCTAATGTATCAGAGCTGGTTCGTATGGTTTTTGATGATATGGCCTACCGTGATCCGTGCATTCTATTACCCCCTGTTCGTGACGCGACACTAACAATGATTTCTAATCTTGTATCCGAGTCCAGATCCGTTACTGCCGGG GACCAGGGGACTTTTTGGATTAAGGGCCGTGTTGAAATTGCATGGCCTTCGGCTTGGTTTTGGCATATGGCCTGTCCCCACTGTTATGAACTGTATGAATTTTCATCCACTTTGGGGATCATATGCCTGAGTTGTGGTCAGGGAATGCATGAGTTCCCTAG GGCATGGGTTCGTCTTACGGTGTTCAACAGTACTGGTTACGTTAATGTTATTGCCTTGGGCCCAGAAGCTGAGAAACTTATCTGCCTAAGTGCTACTGATATGTATCGCGTTTCTGAGGATGAG acttttgaaatttcaaaacgTGTGTCTCGTCGTCTAGATGGAAAGGAACTGTTGTGTTACCTTAAACATTCGTCCAGGATGATCAGAACAGAAAAATTTACTCGCTACACTATTGTTGCTTGTTACCCTGTTTCCGGAAGTGCCTCTTCTCAGTACATACCTTTTGGAGACAGTGTTTAG
- the LOC113755762 gene encoding uncharacterized protein LOC113755762: MATGPVRISRVDKSSIDWTVLVQVIETDRVKIARDGDLSRSFHRFQFGDFQGIKVSTVVFDDAVIIVDGLLLPFRKYYISNAEVHEIPELVGTGLYSFYWVINEGTITEESAASEELALPFYFELRSFQYFHFMADTDTLIS; this comes from the exons ATGGCTACTGGCCCTGTGCGCATATCACGAGTTGATAAGTCTTCGATTGATTGGACTGTGCTGGTTCAAGTTATCGAAACTGATCGTGTAAAGATTGCTCGAGATGGGGATTTATCGAGGTCCTTTCATCGGTTTCAATTTGGTGACTTTCAG GGTATCAAGGTCTCTACGGTTGTCTTTGACGATGCTGTTATTATTGTTGATGGCCTTCTTTTGCCATTTAGAAAGTACTACATATCAAATGCAGAGGTGCATGAGATTCCTGAACTTGTTGGAACGGGCCTGTATTCCTTTTACTGGGTTATCAATGAGGGAACTATTACTGAAGAGTCTGCTGCCTCAGAGGAATTGGCTCTTCCTTTCTATTTTGAATTGCGCTCTTTTCAGTACTTCCACTTTATGGCTGACACGGATACTCTTATAAGTTAA